The stretch of DNA GTGGCGACCGGGGTGGAGGTGGTTCAACGGCCACAGATCTGGTCGtgaaaagatttttattgcaaGCTCTGTGGAAGGAGAAGAGATGAGGCACACATTAAAGTTTTGTGGAACATTTTAATCTAAGTCATTAAGTTTAATCCAAAGGCTGaaaattcattctcatattctcatataaaGATATCATTCTCATGTGatacatcctctatatatatataaagtaaaGAGAGGATAACATAATCGAAACCATTGTGACATATTGCAATTCTAAGGTGTTTAGATTATATTGTTTATTTCTTGTCTTCTCAAATCTAAATCAAAATCATCTTCGTCATCATTCACTTCATATTCTCTTATAaatcttataattttaatattatataccGCTAGTCTCACAAGTCCTTGTGAATACGATAATGTTTTTATTACGACGACACACTCACGTACACAAAGTTGTGACTCACCCATATGCGAAAGTGCATATATCCAACAAccctaaaaagtgaaaatttttAACCGCCCATTTAGTTGACACAAGATGTGCAAAATCAAAGAGGTAAAAGTATGCGGAAACAGCAGAATACAACCACCCTCTAATTATAAGAATTAAAAATACCCGTAATCCAGACAATCCAAAGGATTTAAAAACCATTGAGTAAAATGACTCTCAAACTCTTTAAGCTTCACTTTAAACCACCATCAAATATGACCCTTTATTAGTTCAAGCACAAGATCACATTCAAAAGTTTTATTAATAAACAAACAATCATGCCGAGCTTTCTAAATCATTTAAATTGTTGTAAACCAAATAACATTTGTCAAATATTTGTAACCTTTCTTCCTCATAAAAGTTCCACCAAACCCCTAACCTccatttttctcctttttccCTCAATGAAACCCATAAAAACCATATTTGTTCATCATCAAAACATGGTCTTTAGAGACTTGTGAGGGGAAAAGAATGAGTCCCCATGTGAAAAGGGTGCTAATAAGTTTTGTCAGGTAATAATTATTCTTagaaaaaataactattattatGACACTTGGCATATATAATATACCATATGAACACGACAAAATGGGgcagaaatttcaaaatttggtGGATATAAGTAAGAGAGGAAGCTTCATGGAAGCCAAACTCTCAAACAGTTCCAATCAAAGAAAGATAATGTCTTGCTCAGAATATCCTGCGGTTCCCACCAAAGGCACCTTCCTAGAAACCATCATGAAATTGATGGATATATATTAAActcattaaaatataaaatgaatttaaaaatcaatGGCACAAAAATTTATGGAAAATGTTATTCAACcacaattttcaaacaaaaatacaacaaatatacattttttatttttttaatattatctgCATGCATCAATTTCCGTGCTTGTGAGAGGTAAAAATTTGTCAATTTTGTGTCCCCAaattttgtgtttaaataacacTCCTCAAAATTTATctacttgtaagttgtaacgtGACAaaaaggttttaatgaggcgATCAATTTCAAATAGTTAATGAATTcacttaaaaatgaatttggaataatttgaatttcattcttaaaataaataatttttgggTTAATAGGTGTAGGTAGCGAGTTTTGTTTTAcctgttgtaattttttttttcgattttcCCATGTAATATTAAGATTCTATATCATTTTAGTCTTTCATGGAATATTTTGTCTTAAGATTTCCTAAAAATGATGACGTGACATGCTTAGTAAGGGGTAAATCAAAATTTGTTAACATTATGCGTGGCAAATTGCGGAATCTTTAACCAACATATTCAATAAGAGGATAAAATGACAGAATATTGACATTAAAAAGGATAATCCAAAATTCGCTAACATTATAAATAAAGGAGAAAAAACCTATTAAcccataattttttatcaaattctACTCATGTTTCAAAGTAAACTCCGAATTATCAGAAATCTCATCATCTAAAAACCACTAGACAATTTCCAAAGTTTCTTGACTATATACAAATCCCATCTCCCCATCTTACCTAAAAGCTATATGAGCCGCACATTTTCTCATGTGAACCATTTGAAAATTTTCGTTTATACACATTATTCTTTGtcaatcataatcataataattaacaataaCATACAATGCATGTGGCTTAATTGGTTGTGAAGAGTTTGTTGGGGGAGAATCACGATCCCCCACAAACTAGGAGTATATTCTTAGACAAGGGCAAAACACACTATATTTATGTACCTAAATGATTAtcatatattttgataaattcaaattaaatttttacaaataaattttgataatcATTTGCCAACTTTTGAAAATCATTGATagattataaaataataaataattgttattttatattatatcaattaagAATACAATTTTCAACCAGACGGCTGAGATCACatactcaaataaaataatttaagttATAGATTCTCTATTGTCATAACTCATAAGGATAAATTTGTTGTAGTCTGCAAATATGTACCATTGGATCAAAATTGTGTCAACTATGATCAATTCTAATTGAAATGTAAAATGTCAATTGTTAAATCAACGGTGCAAATTTGTTGCGTCCAACAACTATATCCCATCAAGACCATAAGTCCGTATAAAATCCAAATCTCTCAATTTTTGATCACTATGTTATTGGTGTAAAATATCCATACACAAATAAGTTTCGTCGGATAACTTAACTGACCATTTTTATTAGAACCTTTCATCCTAACCACGTATTTTTTCAAATACGAAACTCTAACCCGAGACATTGTTTAAGAAATTCGAGTCAAGTTCCACATACACCGACGAAATGTACCAAATCCACCAATTTGACACCATGAAGTGCCAAAAAGCTACCATGAGAGTTATTCCAAAAAACAAAGACTTTTACATCTATATAAAAGGCCATTTCCCTAACGAATTTTCTCATTGAGTTCTCAATACTATATAATATACATCTCTTCCAAAAGTCACTTTCTTCATCCACCTTTCTTTCCATGTTTACCAActaaaagaaaagtaaaaaaaagaaaaacttctTAACAATGGAAACCAACAAGAACATGAATCAAACCTCAACCACTACAATCATAGAAGCAGAGTTTGAGGATTTGCTACCAGTGATGGCAGAGAAACTTGATGTAGAAACCTTTGTATCTGAACTATGTAATGGTTTTAATCTTCTTGCAGACCAAGAAATAGGTTTGATCACAAGTGAGAGTCTTAGGAAAAACTCAGCTATGCTTGGTATGGATGGAATGAGTAAAGAAGATGCTGAAGCTATGGTCAAACAAGGTGATCTTGATGGAGATGGAAAATTGAATGAGACTGAATTTTGCATATTGATGGTTAGGCTTAGTCCTGAAATGATGCAAGATGCTGAGACTTGGTTGGAGAAAGCAATTGAGGAACAGCCAAAAAATTAAATCTGTAACTTAGATTTTATTTTACCCTTATTGTCATGATcatatgaattaaatatatattatttgtctGTTTAAGGTGTAAAAATTTATGTAAGAAAGGTATTTGattattaatgaaataaatttcTATTATGTATGTAGCATAGATGACTATGGTACAAGACCCAGGTAAGGTGTTATCTTGCATTTTTTAGCTTATTAGTAAATGGTAACATAATTTTCTAGCTTCATCATACATAGATAAATTATGGTTCtatttagataaacaacttaattaaatactcatagtatataagtgcttattatATAAGTTatgtataagttttttttaccagagtttatgtataagttataagctatttttataagttatccTAAATAGTTATCAAAATAAGCTAAGAACGGCGTATGAACATGTtacaagttgtttttataaactTTGAAACTGTCTTACAAGTGTTTATACTAATAGATAAAGCTCAAATATACTGATTTGAACTGGCTCCAAGTCAATTTTTTCCTTAAACCAAAGTTAAAATTATAATCTATGCATAACATTGATGATTATTTGTAGATGCTGCAAACATGAGACATCAGTGTAAAAGCTAGTTGCGTTACCTTTCAGCTAAAATATGAGCTACTTTATATGAAAAATGACATTCAGTGGTTTAgcatcaaaagaaaataatgttGGAAGATTTTTGTTCCATTACAGCATATTCCATTTTTAATGTTCAAATCAGTTACCACATACTTTCCCCAAAATACTAAACAATCAGAATTCTTTTAAATTAAAGTGCTTTTTTGGCTTATCTAAGAAtctacttgtttttttttt from Trifolium pratense cultivar HEN17-A07 linkage group LG5, ARS_RC_1.1, whole genome shotgun sequence encodes:
- the LOC123883465 gene encoding calcium-binding protein KIC, producing the protein METNKNMNQTSTTTIIEAEFEDLLPVMAEKLDVETFVSELCNGFNLLADQEIGLITSESLRKNSAMLGMDGMSKEDAEAMVKQGDLDGDGKLNETEFCILMVRLSPEMMQDAETWLEKAIEEQPKN